The following proteins come from a genomic window of Crassostrea angulata isolate pt1a10 chromosome 1, ASM2561291v2, whole genome shotgun sequence:
- the LOC128187190 gene encoding uncharacterized protein LOC128187190: MSQSGCYCCNPVPAGMDVDSALHELGMISSVTNSRREYLRERNRHTRAKELTQSSRFKIVQIDPTYVTGFSSSTSTDPGSPFTSDKDSNRPAHSIEFGTGYRDPEEEANIRRNMKCRITRMSRLRAGRYQRFRKPYEVPWRINQSLPETEMRQTENEYLLSKSNSASPIKAPSETSLTRSRSLGNLDIAKLSLNDFLDKKISPAEKEEMEKVSNHLENLHVTESS, translated from the coding sequence ATGTCCCAAAGTGGTTGTTACTGTTGCAACCCTGTGCCAGCAGGTATGGACGTTGACAGTGCTCTACATGAACTTGGAATGATCAGTTCTGTCACAAACAGCAGAAGGGAATACTTGCGCGAGCGAAACAGGCACACTAGAGCAAAAGAATTGACTCAAAGTTCCCGATTTAAAATTGTTCAGATAGACCCTACATATGTGACAGGTTTTAGTTCTAGTACATCTACAGATCCAGGATCTCCATTTACAAGTGATAAAGATTCCAATCGTCCAGCACATTCCATAGAATTTGGAACAGGCTATAGGGATCCAGAAGAAGAGGCAAATATACGACGGAACATGAAATGTAGGATAACTCGAATGTCCAGACTAAGAGCTGGTCGTTATCAGAGGTTCCGAAAGCCTTACGAAGTTCCATGGCGGATAAATCAATCTCTTCCAGAGACGGAAATGAGGCAGACCGAAAATGAGTACCTGCTTTCAAAATCCAACTCTGCTTCGCCGATTAAAGCACCATCTGAGACGTCATTGACTAGGTCAAGGTCGCTTGGCAACCTTGACATTGCGAAATTAAGTCTGAATGACTTTCTTGACAAGAAAATTTCCCCAGCTGAAAAAGAGGAGATGGAAAAAGTTTCGAACCATTTAGAAAACCTCCATGTTACAGAAAGCTCTTGA